The DNA window GGCTGGCCTCGGGGTGGAAGGTGATGTAGCTGGCGCCGGCGTCGATGAACTGCTCGATCAGCTGGTCGACCGGACTGACCATCAGGTGCACGTCGATCGGCGCTTCGATACCGGTGCGCTGCATATGGGCGTAAAGCGACTTGCACACCGCCGGGCCGATGGTCAGGTTCGGCACGTAGTGGTTGTCCATCACATCGAAGTGGATCAGGTCGGCGCCGCTCTGGATCACCTCCTCGACCTCCTGGCCGAGTCGCGCGAAATCGGCGGAAAGGATCGAGGGAGCGATCTTGTGATCCATGGAAGCTGCGGCCATCGGCGTCTCCGAATCAGGCAATGGTGGGCGAAAGGGATGCGAGGCTTCGATTCTAGCAGCTAACTCCCGCAGGCTGGATGCTCTCCCCGCGTTCGCCGAGCACATCGCGCGCCAGCCAATCGCGACGCTGCGCGGCGCTCAACTCGCTGCCCAACAGCCAATGCAGCTTACCCAGCGCGGCCTCACGGGTCATCGCCCCGCCGCCGATCACCCCAATCTGCGCAAGCCTGGATCCGGCCGCGTAGGTGGAAAGACTCACGCCACCGCCATGACACAGGCTGATCGCCACCACCAGCACACCGCGCGCGCAGGCCTGCTCGAGCACCGCGATCAAGGCCTGGTCTTCGCTCGGCGCAGTGCCGCTGCCGTAGCACTCGAGCACCAAGCCTTCGACCTCGCCCGCGAGCATGCCCTCGAGCTGGGCCGCGGTGATTCCGGGGAACAGCTCCACCACCGCCACCCGTGCCGGGCGACGCTCGGCGCGCGCGCGCAGCGCATCCGGCAGCGACGTCGTCTGCAGGCGTCCGGAAGCGGCAAGCGCCGGCAGGAACGCCTCGCGTCCATGGCTCATCACTTTGCGACACGAGACACCAGCGAAGCTCTGGCCATGGAACTGCACCGTCAGTCGATCGGGCGGGGCCACCGCCACTGCGCGAAGGCCGTCGAAGAAGTTTTCCCAGGCATCGCTGCCGGTCACGCCGGCCGGCAGCATCGCGCCAGTGATCACCACCGGCACCTCGATGCCGAGCAGTTGAAACGATAGCGCCGCGGCGCTGTAGGCGAGCGTGTCGGTGCCATGCAGGATCAACACCCCGGATGCGCCCTCGTCGACCGCCAGCAAGGTCGCCTCGACCAACCGCCGCCAATGCGCCGGTGTCATGTTGGCGCTATCGATCAGCGGCTCGAGCTCGCGCAGCCGCCATCGCGCAATCTCCGCCTCCTCCCGCTCGCGCTGGGCCTCGCGGGCGCGGGCTTCGAACCCGGTAGCGGGCACCAGACCGGTGCTCGAGGGCTGCATGCCGATGGTGCCACCGGTGTAGAGCACCTCGACGAAGGAGGATGAGCAATCAGGCATGTTCGGGCTTCTCTCTTACTGAACGTCTTGGGCTGAACGTCTTGGCAGGTCAAAGAGCGCAGGATAGCCCGGCCGGCGGGCGCGGGGCGACCAGCCAATCGGAATGCGGGTTCCGAGCGCGCAGGTATTTATCTTAATATTTTTTTAACTTCATCCAAGACCGACAGGGAGACAGCGGACTGCGAGCGGCATCGGGACCATCGTCGCGATGACACCCAGCCCAATACCTGCTTGCTCTAGCCAATGCCGAATGTGCCTCGGCCAGCGCCGTAATCGACAGCGCTTCTTCATATATTCCAAACCGGAATAAAACCTTGGATTGTCATGACACTTGGTAGTCACTAGCCTATCGCACCAGATAGCATGCGGCTGGCCCGCGCGCTTCCCTTTTTCTTCGAGGTCACCGATGAACATCCTATCCAAGCTCCCGACCCTGCGGCTCGGCGCAGGCCTGCTCGGCGCCGCAGCCCTGGGCCTGAGCCTTGCCGCGCCCCTGTCCGCCAGCGCCGCCGAACGCACGCTGATGAACGCCTCCTACGACGTCTCGCGCGAACTGTTCACCGCGCTCAACCCGCCCTTCATCGAGCAGTGGCGCGAAGCGCATGGCGAAGAGGTCGAGATCCAGCAATCCCACGCCGGCTCCTCGACCCAGGCGCGCTCGATCATCGAGGGGCTGCGCGCGGACGTGGTGACCTTCAACCAGACCACCGACATCGATGTGCTCGCCAACGCGGGGCTCGTGGCCGAAGACTGGCAGAGCCGGCTGGCGGACAACAGCTCGCCGTTCTACTCGACCATGGCGTTCCTGGTCCGCAAGGGCAATCCGAAGGGCATCGAGGACTGGCGGGACCTGGCCGAGGACGGTGTACGGGTAGTCTTCCCCAACCCCAAGACCTCCGGCAACGCACGCTACACCTATCTCGCCGCCTGGGCGGCGACGGCACGTGAAAACGGCGGCGACGAAGCGCAGACCGAAGCGTACATGCGCAAGCTGCTCGCCAATGTGGCGGTGTTCGACACCGGCGGGCGTGGCGCCACCACCTCGTTCGTCGAGCGCGGTATCGGCGACGTGCTGATCAGCTTCGAATCCGAAGTGCAGAGCATCAGGCGTGAGTATGGCGATGACAGCTACGAAGTGATCGTGCCGCCGGTCGACCTGCTCGCCGAATTCCCGGTCGCCTGGGTCGACGACAGCGTGCGGCGCAACCAGACCGAGGATCTGGCCCGCGCCTACCTCGAGTATCTC is part of the Halotalea alkalilenta genome and encodes:
- a CDS encoding asparaginase translates to MPDCSSSFVEVLYTGGTIGMQPSSTGLVPATGFEARAREAQREREEAEIARWRLRELEPLIDSANMTPAHWRRLVEATLLAVDEGASGVLILHGTDTLAYSAAALSFQLLGIEVPVVITGAMLPAGVTGSDAWENFFDGLRAVAVAPPDRLTVQFHGQSFAGVSCRKVMSHGREAFLPALAASGRLQTTSLPDALRARAERRPARVAVVELFPGITAAQLEGMLAGEVEGLVLECYGSGTAPSEDQALIAVLEQACARGVLVVAISLCHGGGVSLSTYAAGSRLAQIGVIGGGAMTREAALGKLHWLLGSELSAAQRRDWLARDVLGERGESIQPAGVSC
- the cysP gene encoding thiosulfate ABC transporter substrate-binding protein CysP, with protein sequence MNILSKLPTLRLGAGLLGAAALGLSLAAPLSASAAERTLMNASYDVSRELFTALNPPFIEQWREAHGEEVEIQQSHAGSSTQARSIIEGLRADVVTFNQTTDIDVLANAGLVAEDWQSRLADNSSPFYSTMAFLVRKGNPKGIEDWRDLAEDGVRVVFPNPKTSGNARYTYLAAWAATARENGGDEAQTEAYMRKLLANVAVFDTGGRGATTSFVERGIGDVLISFESEVQSIRREYGDDSYEVIVPPVDLLAEFPVAWVDDSVRRNQTEDLARAYLEYLYSPAAQRIIAEHNYRVRDPEVAQAFSDRFPETELLDVNQEFGDWDTITRTHFASGAKLDQLLRR